A genomic stretch from Sphaerodactylus townsendi isolate TG3544 linkage group LG15, MPM_Stown_v2.3, whole genome shotgun sequence includes:
- the CCR10 gene encoding C-C chemokine receptor type 10: MNYPNPEVQEPSPHTSELAVSTEWYLWEDDVRTPSLPELCEKETIHAVARIYLPVVVVLFCLLGVLGNGTLLLIHACYHHTPSLGDILLLQLATSDLLLLLTLPVGVAGVVGSWHLGSATCRALQGLHALTSYSGFLFLAGLTADRYMAIVQAPTAHRLRPVAVRWGRLSSGLIWLLSAALALPQFLYARVEDHDGVALCRVATVTAAVSLVQVGLGFVLPFVLMAVCYAAIAHTLLSSPCVRSQKALQLILALVLVFVVLQLPYALLTALDAADVLSQQASSCSAALRRELALLITCGLALARCCLNPVFHAFLGVRFRRDLQRLARDLCCQLQGPCCGKRVGKRGSQSTSAATAFREGTSSGGAP; encoded by the exons ATGAATTACCCAAATCCTGAGGTTCAG GAGCCGAGTCCCCACACAAGTGAGCTAGCTGTCAGCACGGAGTGGTACCTGTGGGAAGACGACGTGAGGACACcgtccctgcctgagctgtgtgAAAAGGAGACCATCCACGCAGTGGCACGAATCTACTTGCCGGTGGTGGTTGTCCTGTTCTGCCTGTTGGGAGTCCTGGGCAACGGGACACTTTTGCTGATCCATGCCTGTTACCACCACACCCCGTCCCTCGGCGACATCCTCCTCTTGCAGCTGGCAACCTCTgacttgctgctgctcctgactcTCCctgtgggcgtggcaggggtggtcGGCAGCTGGCACCTAGGCTCCGCCACCTGCCGAGCCCTGCAGGgcctccacgccctcacctcctaCAGCGGCTTCCTGTTCCTCGCGGGCCTCACTGCGGACCGCTACATGGCCATTGTGCAGGCCCCCACTGCTCACCGCCTGCGCCCCGTGGCCGTCCGTTGGGGCAGGCTGAGTTCAGGGCTGATTTGGCTGCTCTCTGCTGCTCTGGCCTTGCCCCAGTTCCTGTATGCCCGGGTGGAGGACCACGACGGCGTTGCGCTTTGCAGAGTGGCCACGGTGACGGCTGCCGTGAGCCTGGTCCAGGTGGGCCTTGGTTTTGTGCTGCCCTTTGTGCTGATGGCGGTCTGCTACGCAGCCATTGCCCACACCCTGCTGTCTTCCCCTTGCGTCCGGTCCCAGAAGGCCTTGCAGTTGATCCTGGCCTTGGTCTTGGTCTTTGTAGTCCTGCAGCTGCCCTACGCTCTGTTGACCGCCCTGGACGCAGCGGATGTGCTGAGTCAGCAGGCCTCGAGCTGCTCAGCCGCCCTCCGGCGGGAGCTGGCCCTGCTCATCACCTGTGGACTGGCCTTGGCTCGCTGCTGCCTGAACCCCGTCTTCCATGCCTTCCTGGGCGTGCGCTTCCGGAGGGACCTGCAGCGGCTGGCCAGAGATCTGTGCTGCCAATTGCAGGGCCCATGCTGCGGCAAAAGGGTCGGGAAGAGAGGCAGCCAATCGACATCAGCTGCCACCGCCTTCCGAGAAGGAACGTCATCCGGAGGAGCACCATGA